The window ccccttggaactatacttgtaacgttataagggaccaacaaagtatatgtgcttaatgccttgaacctgacaaagataggattatagatagatgtgAAACCGACGGGAGATTATCTAATCTGAAATTGCATGATTTGGCCTCGCTAggacactaggagtgcggcttcatggctgggctacgactttagTCTTAATTACCAAAAAAACATAATGCTTTACATGTcctaggttatatgcctaaCCAAACCGTTTGTTGAATGCATGTAAATAGGTTATATGAATTTTGATCACGTTCGTATTTCTTGTTAGGGTAATTACCGTCAATCATTAGCAAAACATAAGCctgacccccccccccccctcccctAAAAGCCATAGATATGATTTAATCAATGAATTCCTCATCCTAGATTGTgtcatccattaattcaccttctaccctgataattgttcactttattgcTTTTAATCcaattagttaattaaacaaaccccaaattttattcaaccctctaaacaattaatCAACTAGGTAGATTTACCAATTATAACGAATAGTCATTgtgttcgatctcgtgcttagcacattattacttgttgcgatagaaTACATTTGTCCTGTTAAATGTAATATATTTTGCGAGCATCAGACGACCCCTGTCTAACggtgttttgtgtttttaagtcATCGGAAGTCATTTCTCAAGGAGATTCTGATATCAGCTATTAACTCGAAAGACATCCAaatgcacaaaaaaaaaatgagctcCGACAGTTGCATTTATGACTAGACTAAACGACGGGTAAATCAACCATCAAGAGCCAATATAACCTCTTTATTATTAGTCCCTATTTCTCGGAAAACCTAGAATTATCATATGATCAAATTCCACTGCTTTAATTTATTAGAAATCAAGAAGTGCAACGCTTTCTAAATCCGATGCTTTTTCATCCGGAAAAAAACGATAAACTAAACCTAAAGAGAGACAGAGAAGAGGTTTCTCATTAAAATTTGtaagaaaacattttttatttcttgaaaatttaaaaacgcATAAATTCAATGCTTCATTTCAATGGTCATCAAAGAAATTTAACATTTATAGTACTTAGAATTCAATATTTAGTTTTTTCAACATATAGTTTTCAGTTATAGTAATCACTGTTACAAATTGATTCGACTGATGCCTTCTTTTATTCGCCAAATTCTTCATCACTCGATTTCTCCAGCTATTTTtatgttgcaaaaaaaaaaaaaaaaaaaaaaaactaataataaaataaacaagCACAAAGAGATCTACTTACCTATAAGATATAGACATGCTATTAACATTGATttacatataatataatattgtGAAAACTAAAAAATTCCTCTCCCCCACTAAAACGTGAGAAATGTAGTGAAATAGCAGAGCATGTTAGCAGAACGTGAGCAGCAACATGAATGCTCTAAATTTACACCTCGTGTCTACCTGTCTTAGCTTTCTCAATGGATTCCATGGCTTCCTCGAATGATTTCTGCATTCATAATTCAAAATGAATGCGGTTAGTTCACTTCCGTAATTCTATTTGGAGTATCAATCCTATctgaatttcttttctatttaGTCTCATTATACACACACACAGGCATATGCATTTTTTAAGATAAGGTTTTAGGTTATGTATCATATGCATTACACTGTATTAAAACTAGAATACATTTAATATCAtggttaaaataataattactgTTAATTTATTCTTAGGTTCAACCCAGTAGAATATTAAATCTGTCAACTTCTACCTTCACCAATTCAAAGGTGATTCTCTGTGGGTTTTGCATTTTCATATTTGCTATAAAATTGGAATCATAGAGATAGAGATTGTTGCCTTCATGTATTAACAATTCTTTAGGGTGTGACTGGATGGAGGGTTGGTAAAGGCTAATAATAACCTTTGTTTAGGTGGGTAAGGGTATAGAAGGGGTTACAAACCCTCCAATTTCCTTCCAATTCTTAACCCTCCAAATTGGGGGGTTTAGGAGGGTTAAGAATTCATtttacaaaattacccttattcAATTTCTTTAACAATACCAGTATTACCCCTCATTTTTAACTCAAATCACAACCTCTCCTCTCATTTAGAAGATGgacattttagtaattttatatttaccATTCCTTTATGAACCCTTCAAACCAAAACAGGTAAGGGTACTAACCCTTATGAGTCCCTACcttcctcccaaacaagggtaaGGTCAATCCCTTCCTAACCCTTCACTTATTAACCCCTCCCAACCCTCCAGCCAATCAAAGAATTAATGGCACAAACATAGGACCATACGTAAATGCTATTGATTTGGTTGATAAGTAATGATGTCAGTCGCATTCTCCAAACATACCTCAAAAGGATGATGTAGTATACCATAacaaatctaggaaggaaataTCATACTCGCTGTCAATAGGTTGAAACATTTAATCAACCATAAGCCAACTACCACCTAAactgacctacttcatctacaGGGGAGAATTAATACTAGTTTTCAAATATCATCCCTCAAACATCGGTTTTGAAGCATTAGACAACTAAGGCTTCAGTTTTAATGTTCACATAAGCTTGGTCATCTAGAAAACAAAATTAAGTACTATTTGATAGGTAAGACTGAGTAGATACTAGATAGAATATTTTGCATGCAACAAAGTACTAGAAGCAGTTATATAGAATTGCAACTCATCAGATGCGCCATCACTTCCAGAGCACAATGATGCAGACAAAAGATTAATTGGATGGTATTATAAATAAGTTGAATGATAGTAGCAGCATATACAAATACAACCTAAACACATGCTGGATAGAACTTGATCACTTACCCCAGAATTATGCTTTTTCCACAACGCCTCCCTGCTCCTATCTATTACCACTGCCCCACCAATTAATGCTCTGCATAAATCGAGAAAAGAAattattgatttatttagacATCCTCTCTTAAGTAAATATGACGAAGGCCAAAAAGTAGATATCCAATCTTGCACGATGTCAATCAAGAAATCCAATAGGAGCAGCATTCACAGAAAGCCACAGTGAAGgcaaaaaaataaaagcaataaaaatttatattggtTATTTTGTCTAACAAAACTGAACTTTGCGTAAGTTCTTTTGTTCAATTTATTCCCATATTTATTTAGTAGCAACTGTATTGAAGAGTATGGTTTATGCTAAACAGACTGGGTTACAAGGATAAATAGAGTAAAACTGAAATTCGTAAGAGTTTTGGATCCAAACTTCAGGCAATCTAAGTCCACAAATATAGTCATTCGCTGAAATGTAGTTCTGCTTGCCTAGGAATGGCAGTACCCCGAGATCAGTTTCAGTTCAGGGTATGCGGACCATAGCATGATTCAAACCCCTAGATACATGTAGAAATACAAACTAAGgtaatcaaattaataacatTGAAGCATTAAATATAATTGGAAAAACCGACGCAAATTCATGATTCATAGATCTGTGAACGTAATTAACTTATTATCagtagattaaaaaaaaaacactatctAAAATCTTGACATTTCTCCAAAGCTACAATTCTGCAGATTCCTCCAAAATGTAACATACCAACCAAAATTTTGCAAATCAGCATTCTCAAAAATCAAGCCTAGAAAAGTTAACTTCATGATGGTGGAACTCCTCCATAGAAGCTAAGAAAATGAGCATGGACAACAGTGAAGCAGGACTTGGATCCTGTAATGCAGCTGCTACTCCTGTAGACACTAAACAAAAAGCTCAGTATTTCATCTGGTTTGGCTTATCATAATCCCACTGAATACAAGCAATTAGCTGGTGCACTTCAATATCGGACACTCACACGACCCGACATCTCATATGATGTTCAACAGGTGTGTCTTTTTATGCATGACCCTAAGACTACACACATGGCCGCACTCAAACGGATTCTGCGATATGTTCATGGCACCATCGATCTTGGTCTTAGTCTCATTAGCACATCTACAGATCAGTTAACATCCTACACTGACGCCGATTGGGCAGGCTGCCCCAACACGCGTCGTTCTACGTCCGGGTACTGCGTGTTTCTCGGCGACAACCTTATTTCTTGGTCAGCTAAGCGGCAGCCTACTCTATCTCGATCCAGCGCCGAAGCCGAATATCGTGGGGTAGCAAATGTTGTGTCTGAAACCTGTTGGATCAGAAATCTTCTCCTTGAACTTGGCTGCCCGATTCCGAAATCAACGGTTGTCTACTGTGATAATGTCAGCGCTATCTACCTTGCGGGTAATCCAGTTCAACACCATCGAACCAAGCATGTCGAAATGGATATTCACTTTGTCCGTGAAAGAGTCGCCAAGGGCGAGGTTCGTGTCCTACATGTTCCATCCCGATATCAAATTGCTGACATATTCACAAAAGGTCTACCCTCCCCACTGTTCGACGACTTCAGGAATAGTCTCAACGTTCGGCCTCCGAACCCTTCGACTACGGGGGAGTATTAGAGATTATTATTAAAGATTATATTGTTTTAGTTGTAGATACATAATATCTAGACAGTTAGCTTGTTAGCTTATGATACTTATCTCTTAGTCATTCACTACAACGTGAACTCTACTTTGTATTTATACAGAATCATACATCAATGATAATCACTCAGTTATTCAAACTGTTATAAGATGCACTTCACCCTATTCTACATCATTAACAAACTCTAAATGTGgacaaaataaaaaacctcagcATTACAAGTTAAATTTGTCGATTGTTTGCTGAACAGAAATCAAATTTCACTTCAAATTCCCTGTAGCAGTTGAAAAAGTCAGCACAGTTCTGCAATCCATTCTTCCAAGTGCGAATATATTCTTTTTATTAAGCAAGTCGGTAATTGCTTCCTCAACATGCAACTAAGCAGTGGCAGAGCCAGAGCTCAAAGTCCGGAGGGGCTCCATTGtatgaagattttttttcttaataacaacttaaggctttgattcatagtagtcaaatcaaaattttcaaatttttgataataggagggtaaatttgatcataattgaaaacattaaggtacataacaactgagattcaatataaagtaaggataaggtgcaaaaatactctaatgtttacacctaagaacaattttacccctaacgtctaaaatgatgcaattttacccttaacgttggcaactaagagcaattttatccctaacgttgacaagtttggtcaactAAGACCAATTGGATGTAGAGATTCCTTTAAATATCACTacaaccaactatgcaaacttagttttatgtcatataatcacattctacattataagtactaattttaactattttgggggCTGCTCAGGACTGAACCACTGTTCGTCAAGGGTGTTCCGGAAGGTCGGAGGGTCGGGAGGCCCTCCCCTACCCCCTGGCTCTGCCCCTGAACTGAAGCCTTAAAATTTAACCAAACGAAAAAGAAGGGGGCAACCTACAGAACTAGAACACCTATataaaaaatggaaacaaaatcACTTGGTTCctactaagaaaagaaaaagaactaATGATGCAAAAGCACCATAACATGTAAATACTAACAGGAAATGAAACCTAATATTGACTcagtttttaattcaaaaaatgaaataactGAGAGCCGTTGAACAAGAACAAGCACCAACTACATGGTCGAAGGTTGTTCGCGTAAGCAATAAGATTCTCTTAACTTCTAAATGACCAATAAAATTTCTAAACACAATCAAATATGGAAGCTAAACCACTAGAGATCACTTCCTGAAAATGTAATCTAGCTCACAGAAATAAGAAATAGTACAGAATCCCTTAGCTTTAGGCAGGACATTTTGCATTTGCAAACATTAGCGCCATACATTTTAAAGACCTAGTCCTCTTTAGGCTAAAGACTTTTGATACCAACTTTTAACCCAAAGCCAATTCCAAAGGTCATTCTGCTTGGTGGAGACAGTGATCTCGTCATTTCTAGCTAAAACATTATAAGAAGGGGTATAGACTAGAATCTGATTTGCAAATTTATTAACACAAGTTGGTGAGCAAGAGGTATCCCTAATTTCCAGGTCCTAGCATCTTGCTATGAATTCAGTACCGTTTAGCTTCTGCTTTTTCCTTTCCCTACTATTTCTCAGTTCCTTCTTTTTCACTCATTTCTCATTGTTTATCCTTATTTTATctgttaatcaacaaattaaaaAAGAGGTTTAGCAAGAGTTTTAAGGAAAGATGAAGAAAACTGAAAGCCAGATGGACTACAAATTTTATCAACTTATGAAATCGTATGGGACCTGTGTCTAAAACGAGAGAAACTAGCGATGATATTTATGTGAAAGACTTATCAAACTCAAGAAGATAATAAAAAGGATTCTGAAAGCATGTTAGGGTAGTTTGCATGTTCAAAACTTGGGAAATAATAACGAGGCACTAACACGATTTAAGAGAACCAACTCAACATGGAAAGGATCACTCCTCAATCCGCTGAAACTAATGAGATAAATTGTGCAGAGgaagtaaaaaattaaaaagaaagaaactaTTCAGAATAATTAGCGGTTAAACCTGGTTTTTTGGCTCCCTCTGATAATTAGTCATTGATGTGGCAAGAAGAAACAACGCATGGAATTTGTCAACATGGGAAAGGCTATATCTGATGGTAGTTAGTAACTGGAATATATAAGATTTGTGGTGTATTGATAACATCAATAAGATATGCGGATGTTCTTTGCTTTAGAACTCTAATTTACATTTCTTCGGTATTTTCCTCTTCTACTTTGGCACTTTCTTGTTACAAAGATTATAATCTATTTGCCCCAAAAGATATCACTTAACAGTTCACCATAATATATGCACATAATAATTAGTAATCGGGTAATTtatcaaaagaagaaaaacggAGTTCATAACTCAACGGTCTGAAAATTTACTTGAATGGATTGCAAAATAAATTACAGAGGATTTGACTGCAAAAATACAGAAAGCAAGAGACAACCTGAGTTCATCCTTTTCTCTCAATTTCTTTTTTCCAAAAGTAATGCTAAAAACCCGAGGCATAAATAACAGAAATTGAAGCAGTGGTGtttggagagagagagaatacCCGGCAAAGGCAAAATTGAGAAGAAAGGCTCGCGTGGTTAAAAAGCGAAGGGCGACATGGAATTTGGAGAAAAACCCATCAGCATCAGCTTTCGCAGTGCGAGTTGTAGAGGAAGAATTGTAATAGTAGCTATAGCCATTATTATaggtggaagaagaagaggaggaagatcGAATGTTGTAATCGGCGCGCTTCCGATCGTCGGAGAGGAATTGATAAGCCTCAGAGAGTAGTTTGAAACGGAGAGTAGCATTGTCTTGGACAGATTTAGAAGAGTGAGAATGGAGATCAGGATGATATTTGAGAGCCAATCTCTTATATGCTTGCTTAATTTCTTCTTTGGAAGCCTTCTTGTTCACCTCCAAAACCTTGTAGTAATCCATCTCTCTCTAACATCTTTCTGTCCTTTCCTCGATTTCATTTTTACTTTTGCGGCTGCGGAACTTACTTGTGGCCATTTCCTGCCCATTCACAAATATACTGTACATTGATACAAAACTAAATTTCAATTTTACTCCAAATACTAAAATTTGAaacagttttatttattttgaccgattatttataattatagaaattaatttatatgtgatAAATTTAGTTGGCTACATTTTAACAAATAATACAAAAGAAATATACCTTATACATAACTAGTGTTTAAAAAACCTAACGTGATATTTAAATAACGGGTAAAATAAGGATAAACTAGTTTGTTCAATTATAAGTCTCACATTTCTAGCGCATGCTTCCATTCCAATCAAATACTGAAACTTTTGCAGTTTAACTCAGTGTTGCATAGTGGCGAATACAGTATTATTTGGTtggtgtaaaaaaaaaatttactaaatcgaacttgtacaaaaaaaaaaaattcatgtatatacgtgttataatttgagtggTCAAGCACCAATTTTTAAATACAAATGTAAAAATTTTCGAATTTAAACTACATTATATATATGTAAGATCCTtaccatgtaaataaaattatgtTATGGAACTAATACATCTAACATATTTGATTctcttttttttgaaacaaagatGATATTCATTCCTTAAATCGAATCAGCAGCAATAGTCTCCTGCAACCAAATTGGGGCAGAAAAAGACACAAActcgctagcattggacaggGCATGTCGTGCAACAACATGGGCTCCCATGTTCGCTAGGCGTGGAGAGAAAGACACTTTATAATCGTGTCGACAATTTAGCAAAGACTTACAATCCTGAATAATTGACCCATAAACAGACAAGTCTGGATCAGACGATTTGACATTATTAACCACAATCAACGAGTCACTTTCAAACAAGACATTGATACAATTAAGATAAACACACCAATGCAAAGCCTCACGTAGAGCTAATGCTTCAGCTTCCCTAATATCGTCAACAATTGGGATTAAGCGACTACGACAAGCCATGAAGGATCCATCAGAGGATCTAAGTAAAGCTCCCACTCCACTTCGAGACTCAGCTTTAAAGGTAGCCGCATCACAATTGCATTTGACAAAGCCAGAAGGGGGGCGAGACCAGCTAATATGTCGTACATGTACCATTGTCGCCCGCGATATATGCTCCAGATGATGGGCAGCAGTGTTACCATTGGCGTTGGTGTCGACGGTGATGGACGTGGGCGGCCTTCGTTGCGCAGGAGGGCAGACGGGGACTGGTAAGCCCGCCTGAGGTGCTGGACTTGGGCGATTCTGTGCGATGCTTGCCTCGGCTTGGACCACTGAGGGTGTGGAAAGATGACGGACAGCCACGGGGAGGTTCTTCAGTTGGGACTGGCGCCAGGCAGCAAGGTAGTTACCCGCAAGAGAGATTGCCGTTTCTGGTAATTGGATTTTGCTCTCCCAGACTATCTGATTCCTTTGATTCCAAATGACCCAAAGCGTCATTGCCATCTTGGTTATGGTTTCCTGATCATTGGACAAAAGTACCTGCAAAATAGAACCCGTTAGATAATCAGGTTGGAATACATCCGTATTGATCCCGGATAGGTTCCAACATTCTTGGGCATAAACACAATCCACAAAGAGGTGATGGTCGTGCTCAGTATCAGAATGACAGAAGGGACACTGCGTTGGGATTGACAACCCCCTCCCTGCCAATCTATGTCTAGTGGCCACACAACCCGATGCCAACTTCCAAACAAACATTCTAACTTTTGGAGGGACATGCATCTTCCAAATTCTACTCCACCTAACATATTTGATTCTCTTAACAATATTTCTTCCTAATTAAAACCATTAACATATTATATTTAATCTGttagataaataaattataatttcatatataattaACTTAtctaaaatcaattaaacaTTCCAACTAAATACACTATAATATTCTGGCAACTAAACATTGAACCAATTTTCAATTTACCGTATTACCTTTCACAAGTCAGGTTAATTTCTTGACCGACAGTATCTCGACCTTTAACTACTAAAGCATTGTAAATATTAGGCATCTTGCCCGGGAGAAAAGCTACATCTAGTACTGGCACAATGATTTGAGTGATACGCCCCTGGTTCTTTTTTTCAAGCGCGGAAACTCCCGGGCCAGAAGTAGTAGGATTAATTctcataataataaaaataagaaaaacaaagaaatatgttgcattttttttttcaaaattttcgaGTCCAAAATAAAATTCAGTAAAACAAATTTCTTTGTGTGTGAGACATCAAGTTTTCACCATAACTGGCTGTACAAGCTTATTTCAATTCTCATTGAACTATATAGCAAATTaattctttaatttctataaattAACTTTCCAAGTTAAGCGAATTAACATTAAGCATGTAATAGAGTAAGTGCAACATCTTAAGAAATAAGTGTCTTACTCTCCTAGAGCCATGAGAAGTCAACTTGATATTTGACCTTTACCTTTCAAGCATATATGCAGTATAATTTGATCATTCGTCATCTATATCCAAATGTCATTTAGTCAGTTCATAACAATCttttttgtattaaaaaaagttatttcatataaataaatgttccatatatatatatatatatatatatgatataaatgctaGAATAATAATGTTCCTCTCAATTGAGTTTTCTCTGTAAAACATATTTTCGTGTCAAATTACCCTCATTGACACTTTTATAATTAGTATTTACTAAGCCCTAGAAGTCAATCAAATTTAGCATGATGTATAATTTAAATCTTAATAggttcattttttatttaaaattcagCATTATTTAAgaaaggtgtaaaaatactcttaCCTCCAGTGTTGACaaccagaagcaattttactgtaaacgtctaaaataatacaattttatctctaatattggcatccaataacaattttactcctaatgttggcaaattggattaatttcacacattattaaaaaacacagatattttatacatatattttacatTAGTTTATCTCTTATtctattataaatataaaaaaaacaatttaataatagaattagagatttacatattttttaaattttacaaaatatttaaatttcttTTATCCAACACGCACATAAcacaatataatttattttttcttattgtatatacatatatgtttttaataagtgataaaataacgcatataaaaataatgataagattcatgactcTTAcaagtttgataaattatttctcaaattaatctaATGTGTCAAacattgaaaataaaattgctccttaATAAAACTATTCCAAAACTTTAACTGTGCTTATGCTTTCATTCAAATGGAAAAATATACTACCACGTTATCATTTGTAGGAAACTTGAACGATAGCTTAAATGCATTAAATCACACAAGATCCATAAAATGATACCATAACTATTTacgataaattttaaaataaactttatattaTGTACGAAAAATTAGCTATTCAATCAGTTGAAGCGTCCTCGAATACTGGCACCTCCATATCAATCCATAATCTCCCTTCTTTTGAAATGTGCCGATCAAATTTCTTTTCACAACATTCACTCATTTCGCTCTTTCTCCTTTGGAATTCATATACCATTTCAACTCAACTAACAAATTTACAGGCCTCAATATCTACCAAAAATCAACCTCGATCAAAATTCAAAGGTTTAGTTTCTCTTATGAATAGGCTTCTCAAAACCAGGAGGAACTTCCTCCCTCTTTCTCTGCGTTTCATGCAATAAGCTAACAAGGGAAATATCGAGATCAACATCTTGATTTTCGCTCATCTGATCTCTCCTTCCCCGCGTATCATCGTCCAAAATCATATCATCTGTAGCACATGAGATAACATTTTCAGCAATTCCATTATCATTGGAGTTGAAGCTAGCTTTTTGTGCATTTTTAGGAGCCTGACGCCTTCTTTTCTGAGATTTGTTTCTAAGAAAAAAAGCAAGTGTAACATCACCATCATCATTTGGATCCGAAACCTGCTTAGTACAAGATTTGCTTCCCACTTTCGAGCTTT is drawn from Euphorbia lathyris chromosome 9, ddEupLath1.1, whole genome shotgun sequence and contains these coding sequences:
- the LOC136206511 gene encoding chaperone protein dnaJ 72-like — translated: MDYYKVLEVNKKASKEEIKQAYKRLALKYHPDLHSHSSKSVQDNATLRFKLLSEAYQFLSDDRKRADYNIRSSSSSSSTYNNGYSYYYNSSSTTRTAKADADGFFSKFHVALRFLTTRAFLLNFAFAGALIGGAVVIDRSREALWKKHNSGKSFEEAMESIEKAKTGRHEV